The following are from one region of the Salvia splendens isolate huo1 chromosome 2, SspV2, whole genome shotgun sequence genome:
- the LOC121792901 gene encoding serine/threonine-protein kinase/endoribonuclease IRE1b-like has translation MRGLLIPLFFVILILAVVIGASSSSDPDPDSDNPPLPLTAKHETAILAAPDGTVYMVEIGSGKILWSFSSGPSIYSSYQQIPNHEGEKLNTSADGDNFYIDCGEDWELYLHGTGLKKVKLPMSAEEFVKRTPFVSAGGGIMLGSKRTSVFVVDAKTGKVVRTLRSDNLSSGEDRGADETSIMTRADIEKWLPASSVDAEAVEKPLYLTRTDYAVKYTSAKTGEVLWYLMFADIEASFQCEGIEDFLGGFSGRGIDMKLPMPCQTRPLVYRIRDRSSLEPLFKANRVGDALPGGGILSLPATDHGEPKNLLALYGGNQNELMLALPTPERKDFMIESVPSTGARQISGRVESDSIAHPHLWPSMLFSALLSIALTFVCYARHQITRKGVVLHLFHRQSEDLKKLQNATPKKKKGRKTVVKRHSISDGKNGMKEDRFLTPNPFENNGISTYGRKIGRMVVTSKEIAKGSNGTIVLEGNYEGRSVAVKRLVRTHHDVAVKEIQNLIASDQHPNIVRWHGVEYDQDFVYICLERCTCSLFDLIVFCTSSDQSQQSPSIVGSNMELLSNLGNNEELELWRANGYPSALLVKLMRDIVLGLAHLHELGIIHRDLKPQNVLVMKDRSISAKISDMGISKHLDGDMSSLSKHATGYGSSGWQAPEQLRNERQTRAVDLFSLGCMLFFCLTGGKHPFGESIERDVNIINSRKDLFLIDHIPEATDLISGLLAPNPDTRPKAAEVMHHPLFWSSETRLSFLRDVSDRVELQDRESASDLLEALENTGKAALDGKWDEKMESAFINDIGRFRRYRYDSVRDLLRVIRNKLNHYRELPREIQAILGSVPEGFNTYFSTRFPKLLIEVYHVIRCHCENEETFGKYFRGSGF, from the exons ATGAGGGGCTTATTGATTCCGCTGTTTTTCGTGATCTTGATTTTAGCTGTTGTAATTGGAGCTTCCTCAAGCTCCGACCCGGATCCGGATTCCGATAATCCGCCGTTGCCGTTGACTGC CAAACACGAGACAGCAATATTGGCTGCTCCTGATGGAACAGTATATATGGTGGAGATTGGTTCCGGAAAAATCCTCTGGTCGTTCTCATCTGGCCCGTCAATTTATTCCTCGTATCAACAAATCCCTAACCACGAAGGAGAAAAGCTCAACACATCTGCTGATGGTGATAATTTCTATATAGATTGTGGAGAAGATTGGGAACTCTACTTACATGGAACTGGCCTTAAGAAAGTG AAGCTCCCTATGAGTGCTGAAGAATTCGTAAAACGCACTCCATTTGTGTCGGCTGGTGGTGGGATTATGCTAGGATCAAAAAGGACTTCTGTGTTTGTCGTGGATGCGAAAACTGGAAAGGTCGTTCGCACTTTAAGGTCGGATAACCTTTCCTCGGGCGAGGATCGTGGTGCTGATGAAACTTCGATTATGACTAGAGCTGACATTGAAAAATGGTTGCCTGCAAGTTCTGTGGATGCCGAGGCCGTTGAGAAGCCGCTTTATCTTACCAGGACTGACTACGCAGTGAAGTATACGTCTGCGAAAACGGGAGAGGTTCTATGGTATCTTATGTTTGCTGACATTGAAGCGTCGTTTCAGTGTGAAGGAATTGAAGATTTTTTGGGGGGTTTCTCGGGGAGAGGGATTGATATGAAGCTGCCGATGCCTTGTCAGACACGGCCTCTAGTCTACCGTATCCGGGATCGTAGCTCTCTCGAGCCGCTTTTTAAAGCGAATCGTGTTGGAGATGCTCTTCCGGGAGGTggaattctttctttgcctgcTACCGATCATGGTGAACCCAAAAACTTATTGGCACTTTATGGTGGCAATCAGAATGAACTTATGCTTGCGCTGCCGACTCCTGAACGAAAAGATTTTATGATTGAAAGTGTTCCCAGCACTGGCGCTCGTCAAATCAGCGGTCGTGTAGAATCTGATAGCATAGCACATCCTCATCTGTGGCCTTCCATGCTGTTTTCCGCTTTGCTGTCTATAGCCCTGACTTTCGTTTGCTACGCCAGACATCAAATTACGAGGAAAGGGGTTGTGTTACATCTGTTTCATCGGCAATCGGAAGATTTGAAAAAGTTGCAAAATGCGACACCCAAAAAGAAGAAAGGCCGGAAAACGGTTGTGAAAAGACATAGTATCTCCGATGGGAAGAATGGTATGAAAGAGGATAGATTTTTGACCCCTAATCCTTTCGAGAACAATGGCATTTCCACGTATGGGCGTAAGATTGGTAGAATGGTGGTGACCAGCAAAGAGATCGCAAAGGGGAGCAATGGGACAATTGTACTCGAAGGAAACTATGAAGGCCGTTCCGTTGCTGTCAAACGTCTTGTCCGCACCCATCACGATGTGGCTGTGAAGGAGATCCAGAATCTCATTGCATCTGATCAACATCCAAACATTGTTCGTTGGCACGGAGTGGAATATGATCAAGATTTCGTTTATATATGTCTGGAGCGATGTACTTGTAGTTTGTTTGATTTGATCGTATTCTGCACTTCTTCAGATCAAAGTCAACAATCTCCGAGTATTGTTGGTTCTAACATGGAATTGCTGAGCAATCTTGGAAACAATGAGGAGCTCGAGCTTTGGAGGGCTAATGGATATCCGTCTGCTTTGTTGGTGAAGTTGATGAG GGACATTGTCTTAGGACTTGCTCATTTGCACGAACTCGGGATTATACATCGGGATTTGAAGCCTCAAAATGTCCTCGTGATGAAAGATAGATCTATATCTGCAAAAATATCGGATATGGGCATCAGCAAGCACTTGGATGGAGACATGTCATCTCTATCCAAGCACGCTACCG GATATGGAAGCTCGGGATGGCAAGCGCCCGAGCAGCTACGTAATGAGCGGCAGACTCGTGCCGTAGACCTTTTCAGTCTGGGATGCATGCTGTTTTTCTGCTTAACCGGCGGTAAACACCCTTTTGGCGAAAGTATTGAGCGCGATGTTAATATAATCAATTCTCGGAAAGACCTCTTCTTGATAGACCATATCCCGGAAGCCACAGATCTCATCTCCGGCCTTCTCGCCCCTAATCCAGACACGAG GCCAAAGGCTGCAGAAGTGATGCACCATCCTCTGTTCTGGAGTTCCGAGACGAGGCTCTCGTTCCTCCGTGACGTCAGCGACAGAGTCGAGCTGCAGGACCGGGAGAGCGCGTCTGACCTCCTCGAGGCCCTAGAGAACACAGGGAAAGCCGCGTTGGACGGGAAATGGGACGAGAAGATGGAAAGTGCCTTCATCAATGACATTGGGCGCTTCCGGCGATACAGGTACGACAGCGTGCGCGATCTGCTGCGCGTGATTCGGAACAAGTTGAATCACTATAGAGAGCTTCCAAGGGAGATTCAAGCAATTTTGGGGTCAGTGCCTGAAGGATTCAACACTTATTTCTCAACCAGATTTCCTAAGCTCTTGATTGAGGTGTATCACGTGATTCGTTGCCATTGCGAGAATGAAGAAACATTTGGCAAGTATTTTAGAGGTAGTGGATTCTAA
- the LOC121792902 gene encoding glyceraldehyde-3-phosphate dehydrogenase B, chloroplastic — MASHAALASSRIPTSTRLPSKTAHSFPSQCFSKKLEVAEFSGLRSSGYATFAKNAREASFFDVVAAQLTTPVAGSTPIKGETVAKLKVAINGFGRIGRNFLRCWHGRKDSPLEVVVVNDSGGVKNASHLLKYDSMLGTFKADVKIVDNETISVDGKPIKVVANRDPLKLPWAELGIDIVIEGTGVFVDGPGAGKHIQAGAKKVIITAPAKGADIPTYVVGVNEQDYSHEVANIISNASCTTNCLAPFVKILDEEFGIVKGTMTTTHSYTGDQRLLDASHRDLRRARAAALNIVPTSTGAAKAVSLVLPQLKGKLNGIALRVPTPNVSVVDLVVNTAKKGMSAEDVNAAFRKAAEGPLAGVLDVCDVPLVSVDFRCSDVSSTIDSSLTMVMGDDMVKVVAWYDNEWGYSQRVVDLAHLVAAKWPGDSTQGSGDPLEDYCKTNPAEEECKVYEA; from the exons ATGGCTTCCCATGCAGCATTGGCATCTTCAAGAATCCCAACGAGCACGAGGCTTCCTTCGAAAACCGCTCATTCTTTCCCTTCTCAATGCTTCTCTAAG AAGCTCGAAGTGGCAGAATTCTCCGGCCTTAGGTCGAGTGGATATGCGACTTTTGCCAAGAATGCCAGGGAGGCTTCTTTCTTCGATGTGGTGGCTGCACAACTCACTACACCG GTGGCAGGATCCACACCCATTAAGGGAGAAACCGTTGCCAAATTAAAGGTCGCGATAAATGGTTTTGGGCGCATTGGGAGGAACTTCCTACGCTGCTGGCATGGCCGGAAGGACTCGCCACTCGAGGTGGTGGTCGTGAACGACAGTGGTGGTGTCAAGAAT GCCTCCCACTTGCTGAAGTACGACTCCATGCTCGGCACCTTCAAGGCAGATGTCAAGATAGTCGACAACGAGACCATCAGCGTAGACGGGAAGCCCATCAAGGTTGTTGCCAACAGGGACCCTCTCAAGCTTCCTTGGGCTGAACTTGGCATTGACATTGTCATTGAG GGGACCGGTGTTTTTGTGGATGGTCCGGGAGCTGGGAAGCACATCCAAGCCGGGGCCAAGAAGGTTATCATCACTGCTCCGGCTAAAGGGGCTGATATTCCAACCTACGTCGTCGGTGTGAACGAACAAGACTACTCTCATGAAGTCGCTAACATCATAAG CAATGCTTCCTGCACTACCAACTGTTTGGCTCCTTTTGTGAAGATATTGGATGAAGAATTTG GCATTGTTAAGGGAACTATGACAACTACACACTCTTACACTGGTGATCAG AGGCTTCTAGATGCTTCGCACCGCGACCTGAGGAGGGCGAGAGCCGCAGCGTTGAACATCGTGCCGACGAGCACGGGTGCGGCCAAGGCCGTGTCCCTAGTCCTGCCTCAGCTGAAGGGCAAACTGAATGGTATCGCCCTCCGTGTGCCGACGCCTAACGTCTCGGTCGTGGACCTCGTCGTGAACACGGCGAAGAAGGGGATGTCGGCAGAGGACGTGAACGCCGCGTTCAGGAAGGCGGCCGAGGGGCCGCTGGCGGGCGTGCTGGACGTGTGCGACGTCCCGCTCGTCTCCGTGGACTTCCGGTGCAGCGACGTCTCGTCGACCATAGACTCATCGCTGACCATGGTGATGGGGGACGACATGGTGAAGGTTGTCGCATGGTACGACAACGAGTGGGGTTACAG CCAACGAGTGGTCGATTTGGCACATCTGGTGGCGGCGAAATGGCCCGGGGATTCGACACAAGGGAGCGGTGATCCATTGGAGGACTACTGCAAGACCAACCCTGCAGAGGAGGAATGCAAGGTCTATGAAGCTTAG
- the LOC121792903 gene encoding uncharacterized protein LOC121792903: protein MSALSNSIVISERPLLHLSSGSSLKSADVLGSSKLSFSVNSTRKSSSLSKALTVKASYSDDGRSSNGSAFISGFVLGGLIVGTLGCIYAPKISKALIGTEKNELMKKLPKFIYDEEKALEKQRKKLSEKIEQLNSAIDNVSTQLRTEEPPTEEEALSVEDDVEALV from the exons ATGTCAGCTCTATCCAATTCTATTGTGATTTCGGAACGCCCTCTTCTCCATCTCTCGTCTG GTTCGTCTCTTAAATCAGCAGATGTATTAGGGTCCTCCAAGTTGTCCTTCAGCGTAAACAGCACTAGAAAATCGAGCAGCCTGAGTAAAGCACTCACAGTCAAAGCCAGTTACAG TGACGATGGAAGATCAAGCAACGGAAGTGCCTTTATTAGCGGATTTGTTCTAGGGGGATTGATTGTCGGAACACTTGGTTGCATCTACGCACCTAAG ATCAGCAAGGCTTTAATTGGTACTGAGAAGAATGAATTGATGAAAAAACTGCCCAAATTCATCTACGATGAAGAGAAGGCTTTGGAG AAACAACGGAAGAAACTGTCTGAGAAGATCGAACAACTCAACTCAGCTATAGATAACGTGTCGACTCAGTTGAGGACAGAAGAACCCCCTACTGAGGAGGAAGCTTTGAGTGTTGAGGACGACGTAGAGGCTCTCGTTTAA
- the LOC121766904 gene encoding protein S-acyltransferase 21-like, whose protein sequence is MARRHGWQLPAHSFQVVAIMVFFLLSIAFYSFFAPFLGKEICEYIAIGIYSFLALSVFILYVRCTAIDPADPGILIEADSDKMSPCTSHVGTESTGTLSAAEEPGKFVGSKNGGASYEHDSGCCSNVGCCLCYCLVKEDCRKYENHVEEQNDEEEALFCTLCNAEVRTLSKHCRSCDKCVDGFDHHCRWLNNCVGRKNYISFFCLMAASLAWLVFEITVGIAVLVRCFVDRKATEVAIADRLGDGFSRPPFATVVALCIGVSLLATVPLAELFFFHIILIRKGITTYEYVVSMRSQSEPPGPSVDGGDLESLPSSPTNSAVTAISGKSSIGMGLQRKGAWCTPPRIFMDHQDEIVSHLEPGRLPSTVDPDHVVQPDKGKKPSQRPIRISVRKLAKLDSHEAIKAGAKARASSSVLRPIGSRPHSYDGDHLSSMTMSSPASTRHGHYKTNARAGTSRLSPAKSSYPPSRSASNRSSPLTANLTPSPMGQHSSNFNQTRNNNNNAGPADRAKSSVFWDPEAGRFVSSASRGVGGSSSSAATELTYSGQSIFFGGPLVNEQMNRSGSSAGAPQRSSTASYYQQGRSQRGGQLPVFVPSDSQQQQNQYSSNLD, encoded by the exons ATGGCGAGGCGTCATGGGTGGCAACTCCCTGCTCACTCCTTTCAG GTTGTGGCAATAATGGTTTTTTTCCTATTATCCATTGCTTTCTATTCATTTTTCGCTCCTTTTTTGGGGAAGGAAATCTGTGAGTACATTGCTATAGGCATCTATTCTTTTCTG GCACTCTCCGTGTTTATACTTTATGTGCGATGCACGGCTATAGATCCTGCTGATCCTGGAATTCTCATTGAAGCAGACAGTGACAAGATGTCACCGTGCACATCTCATGTTGGCACGGAGTCGACTG GTACGTTATCTGCAGCTGAAGAGCCTGGTAAATTCGTAGGGTCGAAGAATGGTGGAGCATCTTATGAACATGATTCAGGTTGTTGTTCGAATGTGGGATGTTGCCTTTGCTATTGCCTTGTGAAGGAGGATTGTCGCAAGTATGAAAATCATGTAGAGGAACAAAATGACGAGGAGGAGGCTTTGTTCTGCACATTGTGCAATGCCGAG GTTCGCACATTAAGCAAACATTGCAGAAGTTGTGACAAATGTGTTGATGGATTCGATCATCACTGCCGG TGGCTGAATAATTGTGTGGGCAGGAAAAACTACATATCGTTCTTTTGTTTAATGGCTGCAAGCCTTGCCTGG CTCGTATTCGAAATCACAGTGGGGATTGCCGTGCTTGTTCGCTGTTTTGTTGATAGGAAAGCTACTGAGGTCGCAATCGCTGACAGGCTCGGAGATGGATTTTCTCGCCCTCCATTCGCTACTGTGGTG GCTCTGTGTATAGGTGTTTCCTTACTCGCGACCGTTCCTTTGGCAGAGTTATTCTTTTTCCACATCATTCTTATCCGAAAG GGTATAACGACGTATGAGTATGTCGTTTCCATGAGGAGCCAAAGTGAACCCCCCGGACCTTCTGTAGACGGAGGAGATCTGGAAAGCTTACCCTCTTCGCCAACAAACTCTGCTGTGACCGCCATTAGCGGTAAAAGCTCCATTGGAATGGGTCTGCAACGTAAAGGCGCTTGGTGCACTCCACCGAGGATATTTATGGATCATCAG GACGAAATCGTATCTCACCTTGAGCCCGGTCGGCTACCATCGACTGTCGATCCGGATCACGTCGTCCAACCCGACAAGGGAAAAAAACCGTCACAGCGACCCATCAGAATCAGCGTGCGGAAGCTGGCGAAACTGGACTCCCACGAGGCGATCAAAGCCGGTGCAAAGGCCCGAGCATCGTCCTCCGTCCTACGCCCCATCGGTTCCCGACCTCATTCGTACGACGGCGACCACTTGTCGAGCATGACCATGAGCAGCCCTGCTAGTACGAGACACGGTCACTACAAGACCAACGCTCGAGCGGGAACGTCTCGGTTGTCGCCGGCGAAGAGCTCGTACCCGCCGAGCCGAAGCGCCAGCAACCGGAGCAGCCCTCTCACCGCAAACCTCACCCCCTCGCCGATGGGGCAGCACTCATCGAACTTCAACCAGACGAGGAACAACAACAATAATGCGGGACCCGCAGACAGGGCGAAGTCCTCGGTGTTCTGGGATCCGGAGGCAGGGAGGTTTGTCTCGTCCGCGTCGAGGGGCGTCGGTGGTTCTTCTTCGTCTGCGGCGACGGAGCTCACGTACTCGGGCCAGTCGATATTCTTCGGAGGGCCGCTCGTGAACGAGCAGATGAACAGGAGCGGGAGCTCGGCTGGGGCACCACAACGGAGCTCGACGGCGAGTTACTACCAGCAAGGGAGATCGCAGCGTGGAGGGCAGCTTCCTGTGTTTGTGCCGAGTGATTCACAGCAGCAGCAAAACCAATATTCTTCTAATTTAGATTAG
- the LOC121780068 gene encoding MLO-like protein 9 yields the protein MGGGGGGRELDATPTWAVALVCLVIVVISIILEKTIHKTAHAFEKRKRVALVEALEKIKGELMVLGFISLLLTFGQTYITQVCIPEKISETMLPCEFKEKNHEEGGGGADAKAPSQEAAHRRRLLSHTRRMLGGGGADSAKGCHDGYVPLISVSALHQLHIFIFFLAVFHVFYSAITMMLGRLKIRGWKEWERQIAEETDGSSDAARFRLTHETSFVKSHSNAWMENPIIFYIVCFFRHMLYSVQKPDYSALRHGFVSVHLSPGTKFDFQKYIKRSLEDDFKVIVGIPPYLWMISVVYLLLNVKGGQVMFIMSIFPLLVILAVGTKLQSIITQMAIEIQEKHAVVQGIPLVQVSDRHFWFSNPTLVLHLIHLTLFQNAFEITFFIWITYEFGLHSCFHKYFLLAVIRVCIGICVQIVCSYITLPLYALVTQMGSHMKKSIFDEQTSKALVSWHNKVKKKHDHESDHVPIHTKKVGESDSSPDHSPNHLAAGGAALVVAESSIEMSDQNSPKERMIKIDLLTGL from the exons AtgggcggaggcggaggagggaGGGAGCTCGACGCCACCCCCACATGGGCAGTGGCGCTCGTCTGTTTAGTGATTGTTGTGATCTCCATCATATTGGAGAAAACTATTCATAAAACAGCACAT GCTTTTGAAAAGAGGAAGAGAGTGGCATTGGTTGAAGCTCTTGAGAAAATCAAAGGAG AGCTTATGGTGCTCGGATTCATATCCCTACTTCTCACGTTCGGGCAAACTTACATCACGCAAGTGTGCATCCCCGAGAAAATCTCAGAAACAATGCTGCCATGTGAGTTCAAGGAGAAGAATCATGAGGAGGGTGGTGGCGGTGCGGACGCAAAGGCTCCAAGTCAGGAGGCAGCCCATCGGAGGAGGCTCCTCTCGCACACACGAAGGATGTTGGGAGGAGGTGGTGCTGACTCAGCCAAAGGCTGCCATGAT GGATATGTGCCTCTCATCTCTGTAAGTGCACTTCATCAGCTCcacatcttcatcttcttcttggCCGTGTTTCACGTCTTCTACAGTGCTATAACCATGATGCTCGGGAGGCTCAAG ATTCGAGGATGGAAGGAATGGGAGAGACAGATTGCAGAGGAAACTGATGGATCTTctg ATGCTGCAAGATTCAGGCTTACACATGAAACATCTTTTGTCAAAAGCCATTCGAACGCGTGGATGGAAAATCCCATCATATTTTACATC GTCTGCTTTTTCCGACACATGCTGTATTCAGTTCAGAAGCCAGACTACTCCGCTCTGCGCCATGGATTCGTATCA GTCCATCTCTCTCCTGGGACGAAGTTCGACTTTCAGAAATACATCAAGAGGTCATTGGAGGATGACTTCAAAGTGATTGTGGGAATTCC CCCGTATCTGTGGATGATATCAGTCGTGTATCTGCTGTTGAACGTCAAGG GAGGGCAGGTTATGTTCATAATGTCGATTTTCCCCCTACTG GTAATCTTAGCAGTTGGCACGAAGCTGCAGTCGATCATAACACAGATGGCAATCGAGATCCAAGAAAAGCACGCGGTAGTGCAGGGCATCCCGCTCGTGCAAGTCTCTGATAGGCATTTCTGGTTCAGCAACCCCACATTAGTCCTTCACTTGATCCATCTCACCCTATTTCAG AACGCATTTGAGATCACATTCTTCATTTGGATAACG TATGAATTTGGGCTGCATTCATGTTTTCACAAATACTTCCTTCTTGCTGTCATCAGAGTTTGCATCGG GATATGTGTGCAGATCGTCTGCAGCTACATTACTCTCCCCCTCTACGCCCTCGTCACACAG ATGGGATCACACATGAAGAAATCCATCTTCGATGAGCAAACTTCCAAGGCTCTCGTGAGCTGGCACAACAAGGTGAAGAAGAAGCACGACCACGAGAGTGACCATGTCCCCATCCACACAAAGAAGGTAGGAGAGAGCGACTCATCACCCGACCACTCTCCAAATCACCTGGCTGCAGGTGGGGCTGCCTTGGTTGTTGCTGAGTCGAGCATTGAGATGTCCGATCAGAACTCGCCTAAGGAACGGATGATCAAGATAGATCTGCTAACGGGGCTTTGA